A section of the Choristoneura fumiferana chromosome 5, NRCan_CFum_1, whole genome shotgun sequence genome encodes:
- the LOC141428371 gene encoding uncharacterized protein isoform X2 — protein sequence MISSRLLHNKPDKTMEDGNNAIIKDDKTVLASSANCQGERSSKVTANGHEFAGEGSGAPGRPLPRPEPRRASADAALLDKNRKRINPLRIHLGKRPFVDNSQQYCGVVKKKKPLVTKPVEPSIVPRNNLPRVPKLIPKRLNHLHNAIPPVDNSVKDSERNKPVPRLVPKSQLAQFKNKNKVEKGAQLKEYAQSLGLQPMVKFKCRKCCSMSFKTLAMLKEHQLVCRAQAKEPALSPEAAPNSETNSGGPSRVTRKVYLCSACGTYYENWNLFLHMREVHNRHICLFCLGMFSKAEKLSAHLTNKHNVQEFNYESKEDFFNVYNGTLYLMCCMCDEICSEKDDFFNHDCNNIKPKPVPVLVSKNSMKSNNVKLPKTNDLPTNGPSTILKDLAKPVNESNCDKLLIEKKPETVTSYTNQVLTNANECEPVNSDISITSETSTLSSKDTSKETKDSGMDMDSSGTKVTSPIRPRKPSLEIHNNDLQNGDDNSESSEESDSPIQENEYDYKSTFVPTTSKPDEPPPPPVEKEKEGGIKLKLSLNNANSPVIINSTVDPTVGQHSLHKPPTRTRRPPKRYEKGLHAESSYPVKNPTIKMTICDKADSPFVKTTIYENNQETTLKTLLNNNLENVTTKTPEYKPENTIKTTIYDNKLEEENAMNRVPKLTVRVPKELLDKDSSSDYSSDSDCGDKLTVDEDKTVIEPQEEPKDILESVSVAPEEEIPSIETTYDEPTAPSEESMHVTEDLPAEEPVPKSEPADGIDVEVKADEPEVNQLPLIELNLDRPLDKYPLKDLLKVFLASTVYNCVYCNHVRKIAVNCEHLCLHMVEQHRFSATVDSITAEELLPETITAKVRAGAPGLRDLYINLDSYDSEENAEGAQFNHIFECFQCYFKTPVHKDLYLHNRKMHQRTILLCVMCKSNFYSYSELLCHLCPGTYDSEYEIKFRCCLCNVDSIPSSFRLMVHLRKIHHACNVCLEFCHSQSRLSNHVWKHKLHHLCYRCGIAYRNKPDITKHLFWKHGTESVMCKKCLQKKWPHVYHFCTPPAVFVCDDCSLQFTRAVYLKVHKRFHSGETPHACTEEGCTEKFVSKKLLMKHADEHIKKLFTEDLNAEKPVKADETPSEASKAPIPVIDLVNDKPEEPGSTDIKSEPGSEVLSKKSKKKKLKDKDALLLDVNLPALNLSESDSSDESDNGGPPINSVKVDKPEVDIQDSVTSITDDTVAPNEMLVDKVEDKIEPVDEKPDEQKVLEIWDNFKKYQAKEQKEKTPPLVPIRKHVCESDHDYCLVPNDLNGDEDMFSLDKKKNRKSPKKRHGDLSSSSSSSSDSDSSCSCGSNCSCSSSSGSSSSSSSDSDSSDESGNDKKKTKQIRKTLPNRRLSNGSNVDVMGMSETPILIPEKIEPPINESDLETDQSESDEEFYDEHPQKLANKLHAEKRNQLLLLASVATSEGGSMSGEPSRAATPVKEEVEPKIESEIKDKQPSSKKKSKKKKKSKNSRKHGPIKINIPKDVIAKSEREPPPTPLIPNKITISLQSNTVQIPAALTPSPSITPTTGVKMSGGTASDNKRSSKRRRVPNKFYGYTSDDEGNHQQAATSALKPQLPPKLEWRKEDLPSPVTHKAKKEVPSTTLTHRIYNYPEPAPIRLTAPIPDPEPPRILMNTESMDSSDSDSSEEGALEIFQPNTGLGTGLGGAPAPAPTYLNSGTSSLPYPFQRPAARQAREGESVYCYCRCPYDEVSEMIACDADGCAIEWFHFECVGIMVPPKGRWFCPECRKNQSFSGYR from the exons ATGATCAGCTCGCGGCTGCTTCATAATAAGCCTGAT aaAACTATGGAAGATGGTAATAATGCTATCATAAAAGACGACAAAACCGTACTAGCGTCTTCAGCGAACTGTCAGGGCGAGCGTAGCTCGAAAGTGACTGCTAATGGGCACGAGTTCGCGGGCGAGGGCTCTGGCGCTCCGGGACGGCCCTTGCCGCGCCCGGAGccgcgccgcgccagcgccgacGCCGCGCTGCTCGACAAGAACAGGAAGCGCATCAACCCGCTCAGAATACATCTTGGCAAGAGGCCTTTTGTCGATAATTCTCAACAGTATTGTGGAGtagtaaagaaaaagaaaccacTCGTAACTAAACCTGTTGAACCAAGTATAGTACCACGAAATAATTTGCCTAGAGTTCCTAAACTAATACCAAAACGATTGAATCACCTGCATAATGCTATACCTCCAGTGGATAACAGTGTCAAAGACAGTGAACGAAATAAACCTGTGCCACGACTGGTGCCCAAGAGCCAGTTGGCACAATTCAAGAACAAGAACAAGGTGGAGAAGGGAGCTCAGTTGAAGGAATATGCTCAGAGCTTAGGACTACAACCAATGGTTAAATTCAAGTGTCGGAAATGCTGTTCCATGTCATTCAAGACTCTGGCTATGTTAAAGGAGCATCAGTTGGTTTGCCGGGCTCAGGCCAAGGAACCAGCATTAAGCCCAGAAGCAGCTCCAAACTCTGAAACAAACTCTGGAGGGCCATCTAGAGTGACAAGGAAGGTCTATCTCTGTTCAGCTTGTGGTACATATTATGAAAATTGGAACCTGTTTCTTCACATGCGGGAAGTTCACAATAGACACATATGCCTGTTTTGTCTTGGAATGTTTTCAAAAGCAGAGAAACTGTCTGCACATCTAACCAATAAGCACAATGTACAGGAATTCAACTATGAGAGcaaagaagattttttcaatgtTTACAATGGAACTCTATATTTGATGTGCTGTATGTGTGATGAGATCTGTAGTGAGAAAGATGATTTCTTCAACCATGACTGCAATAATATCAAACCCAAACCTGTTCCTGTACTTGTCAGCAAGAATTCTATGAAATCTAATAATGTTAAATTGCCTAAAACAAATGACTTGCCTACTAATGGCCCCAGTACAATATTAAAAGATTTAGCAAAGCCAGTAAATGAAAGCAATTGTGACAAACTACTAATTGAGAAAAAACCGGAAACAGTGACATCCTATACAAACCAAGTTTTAACAAATGCAAATGAATGTGAACCTGTGAATAGTGACATTAGTATTACCTCGGAAACATCTACTTTATCTAGTAAAGATACTAGTAAAGAAACAAAAGACTCTGGCATGGATATGGATAGTTCTGGTACTAAAGTGACAAGCCCTATTCGGCCAAGAAAGCCCAGTCTTGAAATTCATAACAATGACCTCCAAAATGGAGATGACAACTCTGAAAGTTCAGAAGAAAGTGATTCACCTATACAAGAGAATGAATATGATTACAAATCCACTTTTGTACCAACTACTTCCAAACCTGACGAGCCACCTCCACCCCCAGTTGAGAAGGAAAAGGAAGGTGgcataaaacttaaattaagcTTGAACAATGCAAATTCACCAGTTATTATTAATTCAACTGTTGATCCCACTGTAGGGCAACACAGTCTCCACAAGCCACCAACCAGAACTAGAAGACCTCCAAAACGATATGAAAAAGGTTTACATGCAGAGTCCTCTTATCCTGTAAAAAATCCCACCATAAAGATGACAATTTGCGATAAAGCCGATAGCCCTTTTGTAAAGACAACTATATATGAAAACAATCAAGAGACAACATTAAAAACTCTTCTGAATAACAATTTAGAAAATGTCACCACAAAAACACCAGAGTACAAGCCAGAGAACACAATCAAAACAACAATTTATGACAACAAATTAGAAGAAGAAAATGCTATGAACAGGGTACCCAAGCTTACTGTACGAGTCCCTAAAGAACTTTTAGATAAGGACTCTTCAAGTGATTATTCATCAGACAGTGACTGTGGGGATAAATTAACAGTTGATGAAGACAAAACAGTAATAGAGCCTCAAGAGGAGCCTAAGGACATTTTGGAATCAGTATCAGTGGCACCAGAAGAAGAAATACCATCAATCGAAACTACATATGATGAACCCACTGCTCCATCAGAAGAATCCATGCATGTTACAGAAGATTTACCTGCTGAGGAACCAGTACCCAAGTCTGAACCAGCTGATGGCATAGATGTTGAAGTTAAAGCAGATGAACCAGAAGTCAATCAGTTGCCTTTGATTGAACTGAATTTAGATAGGCCTCTGGATAAATATCCATTGAAAGATTTACTGAAAGTATTCTTGGCATCTACAGTATACAACTGTGTTTATTGCAATCATGTACGCAAAATTGCAGTGAATTGTGAACATCTGTGCCTGCACATGGTGGAGCAGCACCGGTTCTCCGCCACAGTAGACAGCATCACGGCCGAGGAGCTGCTACCCGAGACCATCACGGCCAAGGTGCGCGCGGGCGCGCCCGGCCTGCGCGATCTCTACATCAACTTGGACTCTTATGATAGTGAGGAAAATGCTGAGGGTGCACAGTTCAACCACATCTTCGAATGTTTTCAGTGTTATTTCAAAACTCCTGTCCACAAAGATCTCTATTTACATAATAGGAAAATGCATCAAAGAACTATTCTGTTGTGTGTTATGTGTAAATCTAATTTTTATAGTTATAGTGAGTTATTGTGTCATTTATGCCCTGGAACTTATGATTCTGAGTATGAAATTAAGTTTAGATGCTGTTTGTGCAATGTAGATTCGATACCATCATCGTTTAGGTTAATGGTACACCTTAGAAAAATACACCATGCATGTAATGTATGTCTAGAATTCTGTCACAGTCAATCACGTCTCTCGAACCATGTCTGGAAACATAAACTGCACCATCTGTGTTATCGCTGTGGCATTGCTTATAGAAATAAACCAGATATAACCAAACATTTATTTTGGAAGCATGGTACAGAAAGTGTCATGTGTAAAAAATGCTTACAGAAAAAATGGCCGCATGTATACCATTTTTGCACACCTCCTGCTGTATTTGTGTGTGACGATTGCAGTCTCCAATTCACCAGAGCTGTGTACCTTAAAGTGCATAAAAGGTTTCACTCCGGAGAAACACCACATGCTTGTACAGAAGAAGGCTGCACAGAAAAATTTGTTTCCAAAAAATTGCTAATGAAACATGCTGATGAACATATTAAAAAGTTATTCACTGAAGATCTGAATGCAGAAAAACCTGTAAAGGCTGACGAGACTCCTTCTGAAGCTTCTAAAGCACCTATTCCGGTAATAGATTTGGTCAATGACAAACCTGAAGAGCCTGGAAGTACAGATATAAAATCCGAGCCAGGCTCAGAAGTTTTGTCTAAAAAGTCTAAGAAAAAGAAGCTAAAGGACAAAGATGCATTGCTGCTTGATGTAAACTTACCAGCTTTAAATCTTTCTGAAAGTGATAGCAGTGATGAGTCTGATAATGGTGGTCCTCCTATAAATTCTGTTAAAGTAGATAAACCAGAAGTGGACATTCAAGATTCTGTTACATCAATAACAGATGATACTGTTGCACCTAATGAAATGTTGGTTGATAAAGTAGAAGATAAAATTGAACCTGTTGATGAAAAACCAGATGAACAGAAAGTTTTAGAAATTTGGGACAACTTCAAGAAATATCAGGCCAaagaacaaaaagaaaaaacaccACCATTAGTTCCTATCAGAAAACATGTATGCGAATCTGATCATGATTATTGCTTGGTACCTAATGATTTGAATGGTGATGAGGATATGTTCAGTTtggataaaaagaaaaatagaaaatCACCTAAAAAGAGGCATGGTGATCTATCATCAtcaagcagcagcagcagcgacAGTGACTCCAGCTGTTCCTGCGGCTCGAACTGCAGTTGCTCATCCAGCAGCGGTTCTTCATCCTCCAGTTCTTCAGACTCTGATTCATCTGATGAATCTGGCAATGACAAGAAAAAAACTAAGCAAATACGAAAAACGCTACCCAATAGGAGACTAAGTAATGGTTCTAATGTAGATGTTATGGGTATGTCAGAGACTCCCATATTGATCCCAGAGAAAATAGAACCGCCTATTAATGAAAGTGACTTGGAAACCGATCAAAGTGAATCAGATGAAGAGTTTTATGATGAGCATCCTCAAAAACTAGCAAACAAACTACACGCTGAGAAACGTAACCAGCTGCTGCTTCTGGCGTCGGTGGCCACGTCTGAGGGCGGATCCATGTCGGGAGAGCCGAGCCGCGCCGCCACGCCTGTCAAAGAAGAAGTAGAACCCAAGATAGAAAGTGAAATCAAGGACAAGCAGCCAAGCAGCAAAAAGAAAagtaagaagaaaaagaaatcaAAGAATTCTAGAAAACATGGACCCATTAAAATTAACATTCCTAAGGACGTTATTGCGAAATCTGAGCGAGAGCCACCCCCAACGCCGTTAATTCCAAATAAGATCACGATATCTTTGCAGTCTAACACGGTACAAATTCCGGCAGCTCTTACTCCCTCTCCTTCTATTACTCCGACCACTGGTGTTAAAATGAGCGGCGGCACGGCCTCTGATAACAAACGTTCGTCGAAGAGAAGACGAGTACCGAACAAATTTTATGGGTACACCAGCGACGACGAAGGTAATCACCAACAGGCAGCGACTTCGGCGTTGAAACCTCAGCTACCCCCGAAGCTCGAATGGAGAAAGGAGGACTTGCCTTCACCCGTCACGCATAAAGCGAAGAAAGAAGTGCCTTCAACCACCCTCACCCATAGAATTTACAATTACCCAGAACCCGCCCCGATCAGGTTGACCGCGCCGATTCCGGATCCTGAGCCGCCGCGAATTCTGATGAACACAGAATCAATGGATTCGAGCGATTCCGATTCGAGCGAGGAAGGTGCACTGGAGATCTTCCAGCCGAACACGGGGCTCGGGACGGGGCTGGGcggcgcgccggcgccggcgcccacGTACCTTAACTCGGGCACGTCCAGCCTGCCGTACCCGTTCCAGCGGCCGGCGGCGCGCCAGGCGCGCGAGGGCGAGTCTGTCTACTGCTACTGCCGCTGCCCGTACGACGAGGTGTCTGAGATGATCGCGTGCGACGCGGACGGCTGCGCCATCGAGTGGTTCCACTTCGAGTGCGTGGGCATCATGGTCCCGCCCAAGGGCCGCTGGTTCTGTCCCGAGTGTAGGAAAAATCAAAGTTTTTCAGGTTACAGATAA
- the LOC141428371 gene encoding uncharacterized protein isoform X1, translating to METNLYCYTRTGRTISEKTMEDGNNAIIKDDKTVLASSANCQGERSSKVTANGHEFAGEGSGAPGRPLPRPEPRRASADAALLDKNRKRINPLRIHLGKRPFVDNSQQYCGVVKKKKPLVTKPVEPSIVPRNNLPRVPKLIPKRLNHLHNAIPPVDNSVKDSERNKPVPRLVPKSQLAQFKNKNKVEKGAQLKEYAQSLGLQPMVKFKCRKCCSMSFKTLAMLKEHQLVCRAQAKEPALSPEAAPNSETNSGGPSRVTRKVYLCSACGTYYENWNLFLHMREVHNRHICLFCLGMFSKAEKLSAHLTNKHNVQEFNYESKEDFFNVYNGTLYLMCCMCDEICSEKDDFFNHDCNNIKPKPVPVLVSKNSMKSNNVKLPKTNDLPTNGPSTILKDLAKPVNESNCDKLLIEKKPETVTSYTNQVLTNANECEPVNSDISITSETSTLSSKDTSKETKDSGMDMDSSGTKVTSPIRPRKPSLEIHNNDLQNGDDNSESSEESDSPIQENEYDYKSTFVPTTSKPDEPPPPPVEKEKEGGIKLKLSLNNANSPVIINSTVDPTVGQHSLHKPPTRTRRPPKRYEKGLHAESSYPVKNPTIKMTICDKADSPFVKTTIYENNQETTLKTLLNNNLENVTTKTPEYKPENTIKTTIYDNKLEEENAMNRVPKLTVRVPKELLDKDSSSDYSSDSDCGDKLTVDEDKTVIEPQEEPKDILESVSVAPEEEIPSIETTYDEPTAPSEESMHVTEDLPAEEPVPKSEPADGIDVEVKADEPEVNQLPLIELNLDRPLDKYPLKDLLKVFLASTVYNCVYCNHVRKIAVNCEHLCLHMVEQHRFSATVDSITAEELLPETITAKVRAGAPGLRDLYINLDSYDSEENAEGAQFNHIFECFQCYFKTPVHKDLYLHNRKMHQRTILLCVMCKSNFYSYSELLCHLCPGTYDSEYEIKFRCCLCNVDSIPSSFRLMVHLRKIHHACNVCLEFCHSQSRLSNHVWKHKLHHLCYRCGIAYRNKPDITKHLFWKHGTESVMCKKCLQKKWPHVYHFCTPPAVFVCDDCSLQFTRAVYLKVHKRFHSGETPHACTEEGCTEKFVSKKLLMKHADEHIKKLFTEDLNAEKPVKADETPSEASKAPIPVIDLVNDKPEEPGSTDIKSEPGSEVLSKKSKKKKLKDKDALLLDVNLPALNLSESDSSDESDNGGPPINSVKVDKPEVDIQDSVTSITDDTVAPNEMLVDKVEDKIEPVDEKPDEQKVLEIWDNFKKYQAKEQKEKTPPLVPIRKHVCESDHDYCLVPNDLNGDEDMFSLDKKKNRKSPKKRHGDLSSSSSSSSDSDSSCSCGSNCSCSSSSGSSSSSSSDSDSSDESGNDKKKTKQIRKTLPNRRLSNGSNVDVMGMSETPILIPEKIEPPINESDLETDQSESDEEFYDEHPQKLANKLHAEKRNQLLLLASVATSEGGSMSGEPSRAATPVKEEVEPKIESEIKDKQPSSKKKSKKKKKSKNSRKHGPIKINIPKDVIAKSEREPPPTPLIPNKITISLQSNTVQIPAALTPSPSITPTTGVKMSGGTASDNKRSSKRRRVPNKFYGYTSDDEGNHQQAATSALKPQLPPKLEWRKEDLPSPVTHKAKKEVPSTTLTHRIYNYPEPAPIRLTAPIPDPEPPRILMNTESMDSSDSDSSEEGALEIFQPNTGLGTGLGGAPAPAPTYLNSGTSSLPYPFQRPAARQAREGESVYCYCRCPYDEVSEMIACDADGCAIEWFHFECVGIMVPPKGRWFCPECRKNQSFSGYR from the exons ATGGAAACGAATCTTTACTGTTATACTCGTACTGGACGTACGATTTCAGAG aaAACTATGGAAGATGGTAATAATGCTATCATAAAAGACGACAAAACCGTACTAGCGTCTTCAGCGAACTGTCAGGGCGAGCGTAGCTCGAAAGTGACTGCTAATGGGCACGAGTTCGCGGGCGAGGGCTCTGGCGCTCCGGGACGGCCCTTGCCGCGCCCGGAGccgcgccgcgccagcgccgacGCCGCGCTGCTCGACAAGAACAGGAAGCGCATCAACCCGCTCAGAATACATCTTGGCAAGAGGCCTTTTGTCGATAATTCTCAACAGTATTGTGGAGtagtaaagaaaaagaaaccacTCGTAACTAAACCTGTTGAACCAAGTATAGTACCACGAAATAATTTGCCTAGAGTTCCTAAACTAATACCAAAACGATTGAATCACCTGCATAATGCTATACCTCCAGTGGATAACAGTGTCAAAGACAGTGAACGAAATAAACCTGTGCCACGACTGGTGCCCAAGAGCCAGTTGGCACAATTCAAGAACAAGAACAAGGTGGAGAAGGGAGCTCAGTTGAAGGAATATGCTCAGAGCTTAGGACTACAACCAATGGTTAAATTCAAGTGTCGGAAATGCTGTTCCATGTCATTCAAGACTCTGGCTATGTTAAAGGAGCATCAGTTGGTTTGCCGGGCTCAGGCCAAGGAACCAGCATTAAGCCCAGAAGCAGCTCCAAACTCTGAAACAAACTCTGGAGGGCCATCTAGAGTGACAAGGAAGGTCTATCTCTGTTCAGCTTGTGGTACATATTATGAAAATTGGAACCTGTTTCTTCACATGCGGGAAGTTCACAATAGACACATATGCCTGTTTTGTCTTGGAATGTTTTCAAAAGCAGAGAAACTGTCTGCACATCTAACCAATAAGCACAATGTACAGGAATTCAACTATGAGAGcaaagaagattttttcaatgtTTACAATGGAACTCTATATTTGATGTGCTGTATGTGTGATGAGATCTGTAGTGAGAAAGATGATTTCTTCAACCATGACTGCAATAATATCAAACCCAAACCTGTTCCTGTACTTGTCAGCAAGAATTCTATGAAATCTAATAATGTTAAATTGCCTAAAACAAATGACTTGCCTACTAATGGCCCCAGTACAATATTAAAAGATTTAGCAAAGCCAGTAAATGAAAGCAATTGTGACAAACTACTAATTGAGAAAAAACCGGAAACAGTGACATCCTATACAAACCAAGTTTTAACAAATGCAAATGAATGTGAACCTGTGAATAGTGACATTAGTATTACCTCGGAAACATCTACTTTATCTAGTAAAGATACTAGTAAAGAAACAAAAGACTCTGGCATGGATATGGATAGTTCTGGTACTAAAGTGACAAGCCCTATTCGGCCAAGAAAGCCCAGTCTTGAAATTCATAACAATGACCTCCAAAATGGAGATGACAACTCTGAAAGTTCAGAAGAAAGTGATTCACCTATACAAGAGAATGAATATGATTACAAATCCACTTTTGTACCAACTACTTCCAAACCTGACGAGCCACCTCCACCCCCAGTTGAGAAGGAAAAGGAAGGTGgcataaaacttaaattaagcTTGAACAATGCAAATTCACCAGTTATTATTAATTCAACTGTTGATCCCACTGTAGGGCAACACAGTCTCCACAAGCCACCAACCAGAACTAGAAGACCTCCAAAACGATATGAAAAAGGTTTACATGCAGAGTCCTCTTATCCTGTAAAAAATCCCACCATAAAGATGACAATTTGCGATAAAGCCGATAGCCCTTTTGTAAAGACAACTATATATGAAAACAATCAAGAGACAACATTAAAAACTCTTCTGAATAACAATTTAGAAAATGTCACCACAAAAACACCAGAGTACAAGCCAGAGAACACAATCAAAACAACAATTTATGACAACAAATTAGAAGAAGAAAATGCTATGAACAGGGTACCCAAGCTTACTGTACGAGTCCCTAAAGAACTTTTAGATAAGGACTCTTCAAGTGATTATTCATCAGACAGTGACTGTGGGGATAAATTAACAGTTGATGAAGACAAAACAGTAATAGAGCCTCAAGAGGAGCCTAAGGACATTTTGGAATCAGTATCAGTGGCACCAGAAGAAGAAATACCATCAATCGAAACTACATATGATGAACCCACTGCTCCATCAGAAGAATCCATGCATGTTACAGAAGATTTACCTGCTGAGGAACCAGTACCCAAGTCTGAACCAGCTGATGGCATAGATGTTGAAGTTAAAGCAGATGAACCAGAAGTCAATCAGTTGCCTTTGATTGAACTGAATTTAGATAGGCCTCTGGATAAATATCCATTGAAAGATTTACTGAAAGTATTCTTGGCATCTACAGTATACAACTGTGTTTATTGCAATCATGTACGCAAAATTGCAGTGAATTGTGAACATCTGTGCCTGCACATGGTGGAGCAGCACCGGTTCTCCGCCACAGTAGACAGCATCACGGCCGAGGAGCTGCTACCCGAGACCATCACGGCCAAGGTGCGCGCGGGCGCGCCCGGCCTGCGCGATCTCTACATCAACTTGGACTCTTATGATAGTGAGGAAAATGCTGAGGGTGCACAGTTCAACCACATCTTCGAATGTTTTCAGTGTTATTTCAAAACTCCTGTCCACAAAGATCTCTATTTACATAATAGGAAAATGCATCAAAGAACTATTCTGTTGTGTGTTATGTGTAAATCTAATTTTTATAGTTATAGTGAGTTATTGTGTCATTTATGCCCTGGAACTTATGATTCTGAGTATGAAATTAAGTTTAGATGCTGTTTGTGCAATGTAGATTCGATACCATCATCGTTTAGGTTAATGGTACACCTTAGAAAAATACACCATGCATGTAATGTATGTCTAGAATTCTGTCACAGTCAATCACGTCTCTCGAACCATGTCTGGAAACATAAACTGCACCATCTGTGTTATCGCTGTGGCATTGCTTATAGAAATAAACCAGATATAACCAAACATTTATTTTGGAAGCATGGTACAGAAAGTGTCATGTGTAAAAAATGCTTACAGAAAAAATGGCCGCATGTATACCATTTTTGCACACCTCCTGCTGTATTTGTGTGTGACGATTGCAGTCTCCAATTCACCAGAGCTGTGTACCTTAAAGTGCATAAAAGGTTTCACTCCGGAGAAACACCACATGCTTGTACAGAAGAAGGCTGCACAGAAAAATTTGTTTCCAAAAAATTGCTAATGAAACATGCTGATGAACATATTAAAAAGTTATTCACTGAAGATCTGAATGCAGAAAAACCTGTAAAGGCTGACGAGACTCCTTCTGAAGCTTCTAAAGCACCTATTCCGGTAATAGATTTGGTCAATGACAAACCTGAAGAGCCTGGAAGTACAGATATAAAATCCGAGCCAGGCTCAGAAGTTTTGTCTAAAAAGTCTAAGAAAAAGAAGCTAAAGGACAAAGATGCATTGCTGCTTGATGTAAACTTACCAGCTTTAAATCTTTCTGAAAGTGATAGCAGTGATGAGTCTGATAATGGTGGTCCTCCTATAAATTCTGTTAAAGTAGATAAACCAGAAGTGGACATTCAAGATTCTGTTACATCAATAACAGATGATACTGTTGCACCTAATGAAATGTTGGTTGATAAAGTAGAAGATAAAATTGAACCTGTTGATGAAAAACCAGATGAACAGAAAGTTTTAGAAATTTGGGACAACTTCAAGAAATATCAGGCCAaagaacaaaaagaaaaaacaccACCATTAGTTCCTATCAGAAAACATGTATGCGAATCTGATCATGATTATTGCTTGGTACCTAATGATTTGAATGGTGATGAGGATATGTTCAGTTtggataaaaagaaaaatagaaaatCACCTAAAAAGAGGCATGGTGATCTATCATCAtcaagcagcagcagcagcgacAGTGACTCCAGCTGTTCCTGCGGCTCGAACTGCAGTTGCTCATCCAGCAGCGGTTCTTCATCCTCCAGTTCTTCAGACTCTGATTCATCTGATGAATCTGGCAATGACAAGAAAAAAACTAAGCAAATACGAAAAACGCTACCCAATAGGAGACTAAGTAATGGTTCTAATGTAGATGTTATGGGTATGTCAGAGACTCCCATATTGATCCCAGAGAAAATAGAACCGCCTATTAATGAAAGTGACTTGGAAACCGATCAAAGTGAATCAGATGAAGAGTTTTATGATGAGCATCCTCAAAAACTAGCAAACAAACTACACGCTGAGAAACGTAACCAGCTGCTGCTTCTGGCGTCGGTGGCCACGTCTGAGGGCGGATCCATGTCGGGAGAGCCGAGCCGCGCCGCCACGCCTGTCAAAGAAGAAGTAGAACCCAAGATAGAAAGTGAAATCAAGGACAAGCAGCCAAGCAGCAAAAAGAAAagtaagaagaaaaagaaatcaAAGAATTCTAGAAAACATGGACCCATTAAAATTAACATTCCTAAGGACGTTATTGCGAAATCTGAGCGAGAGCCACCCCCAACGCCGTTAATTCCAAATAAGATCACGATATCTTTGCAGTCTAACACGGTACAAATTCCGGCAGCTCTTACTCCCTCTCCTTCTATTACTCCGACCACTGGTGTTAAAATGAGCGGCGGCACGGCCTCTGATAACAAACGTTCGTCGAAGAGAAGACGAGTACCGAACAAATTTTATGGGTACACCAGCGACGACGAAGGTAATCACCAACAGGCAGCGACTTCGGCGTTGAAACCTCAGCTACCCCCGAAGCTCGAATGGAGAAAGGAGGACTTGCCTTCACCCGTCACGCATAAAGCGAAGAAAGAAGTGCCTTCAACCACCCTCACCCATAGAATTTACAATTACCCAGAACCCGCCCCGATCAGGTTGACCGCGCCGATTCCGGATCCTGAGCCGCCGCGAATTCTGATGAACACAGAATCAATGGATTCGAGCGATTCCGATTCGAGCGAGGAAGGTGCACTGGAGATCTTCCAGCCGAACACGGGGCTCGGGACGGGGCTGGGcggcgcgccggcgccggcgcccacGTACCTTAACTCGGGCACGTCCAGCCTGCCGTACCCGTTCCAGCGGCCGGCGGCGCGCCAGGCGCGCGAGGGCGAGTCTGTCTACTGCTACTGCCGCTGCCCGTACGACGAGGTGTCTGAGATGATCGCGTGCGACGCGGACGGCTGCGCCATCGAGTGGTTCCACTTCGAGTGCGTGGGCATCATGGTCCCGCCCAAGGGCCGCTGGTTCTGTCCCGAGTGTAGGAAAAATCAAAGTTTTTCAGGTTACAGATAA